Proteins from a single region of Chloroflexi bacterium ADurb.Bin180:
- the murB gene encoding UDP-N-acetylenolpyruvoylglucosamine reductase, with amino-acid sequence MRDQRVGCGKSGTTVRKACQRSGHAEAARGIAALAARMGTGAVVGECLAKHTTFGIGGPADLYAEAASRDELIDLLRLAHEVTVPCLVIGSGANLLVADKGVRGLVVRNVSQSIEFKTTGDEKEVLIEADSGCRLAEVAQIAVDRHLTGLEWAVDVPGTVGGAVVGNAGAFGGYISDVLTRALVFDLDSGARWWPKAELQMGYRTSCLKERYTRGVPSPIVLAGEFLVHSGEPAEISAAVDRNRQRRHETQPVGLSAGSVFKRTREHPAGYLIEQAGLKGTRVGDAVVCAQHANFILNLGGASAEDVRRLIELVRNTVHERFGVWLELEIQLVGEW; translated from the coding sequence ATGAGAGATCAGCGGGTGGGATGCGGCAAATCCGGGACAACGGTGAGAAAGGCGTGCCAGCGCAGCGGGCACGCAGAGGCGGCGCGTGGAATCGCTGCCCTGGCGGCAAGGATGGGCACTGGGGCCGTTGTTGGAGAGTGCCTGGCGAAGCACACCACCTTTGGCATCGGCGGGCCGGCCGACTTGTACGCAGAAGCGGCAAGCCGCGACGAGCTGATAGACCTGCTACGACTGGCACACGAAGTGACCGTGCCCTGTCTGGTGATTGGGAGCGGAGCCAATCTACTGGTAGCGGACAAGGGTGTGCGCGGCCTGGTCGTTCGCAACGTGAGCCAGAGCATCGAGTTCAAGACGACCGGCGATGAGAAAGAGGTCCTGATAGAGGCTGACTCGGGGTGCCGGCTGGCAGAGGTCGCCCAAATAGCAGTAGACCGCCACCTGACTGGCTTGGAGTGGGCGGTTGATGTGCCGGGGACTGTCGGCGGTGCTGTTGTGGGCAACGCCGGCGCCTTTGGCGGGTACATCAGTGATGTTCTGACGCGCGCCCTGGTGTTTGACCTGGACTCGGGGGCCAGGTGGTGGCCGAAGGCCGAGCTGCAGATGGGCTATCGCACCAGTTGCCTCAAGGAGCGTTACACCAGAGGCGTGCCGTCGCCCATCGTGCTTGCGGGCGAGTTCCTGGTGCACTCGGGAGAGCCGGCGGAGATAAGCGCGGCAGTGGACAGGAACAGACAGCGCCGCCACGAAACGCAACCTGTGGGTCTGAGCGCAGGCAGTGTGTTCAAGAGGACTCGCGAGCACCCTGCCGGGTACCTGATAGAACAGGCAGGGTTGAAGGGGACTCGAGTAGGGGATGCGGTGGTCTGTGCTCAGCACGCCAACTTCATCCTGAACCTGGGCGGAGCGAGTGCAGAGGATGTGCGGCGCCTGATCGAACTGGTGAGGAACACGGTGCACGAGCGTTTTGGAGTCTGGCTCGAGCTGGAGATACAACTGGTGGGTGAATGGTGA
- the ddl_3 gene encoding D-alanine--D-alanine ligase, whose translation MVKIRVGVLFGGRSGEHEVSLLSAESVMRALDRGKYEVVPIGITREGRWLTDGNPMEELKLLASGTDQTPLRLGQAEQGPVAASVNERRELVPGAREGLPRVDVVFPVLHGTYGEDGTVQGLLELANIPYVGSGVLGSALAMDKAAMKAVFSAAGFPMAASILVMRWEWRRHPDQIRRKVEEELGYPCFVKPVNLGSSVGISKVHAREELAPALDLASRYDRRLLVEQAINAREIECSVLGNDAPIASVPAEIIPRREFYDYEAKYLDDRTELIVPADLPPATIAVVQDLAVRAFMALDCAGMARADFFVDKVTGSVYINELNTIPGFTSVSMYPRMWEASGIPYPELLNRLIELAFERHKERSSMSTSYR comes from the coding sequence ATGGTGAAGATTCGCGTAGGCGTGCTCTTTGGCGGACGTTCGGGTGAGCATGAAGTGTCCCTGCTGTCGGCCGAGTCCGTGATGCGGGCTCTCGACCGCGGCAAGTACGAGGTTGTGCCCATTGGCATTACCAGGGAAGGCCGATGGCTGACTGACGGAAATCCGATGGAAGAGCTCAAGCTCCTAGCGAGTGGGACCGACCAGACACCGCTCCGGCTTGGCCAGGCTGAACAAGGCCCGGTGGCCGCGTCAGTCAATGAGCGCCGCGAACTGGTGCCTGGAGCTCGCGAGGGCCTGCCGAGGGTCGATGTGGTCTTTCCCGTGCTCCATGGGACGTACGGCGAGGACGGCACTGTTCAGGGTTTGCTCGAGCTGGCGAACATCCCTTACGTGGGCTCTGGCGTTCTTGGTTCGGCTCTGGCCATGGACAAGGCGGCGATGAAGGCGGTGTTCAGTGCCGCCGGCTTTCCCATGGCAGCCTCGATACTAGTGATGCGCTGGGAGTGGCGGAGACACCCGGATCAGATTCGGCGTAAGGTGGAGGAGGAACTTGGCTATCCCTGCTTTGTCAAGCCGGTGAACCTGGGCTCCAGCGTGGGCATCAGCAAGGTCCACGCAAGAGAGGAGCTGGCTCCGGCTCTCGATCTGGCGTCGCGATACGACCGACGGTTGCTGGTGGAGCAGGCCATCAACGCCCGCGAAATCGAGTGCAGCGTTCTGGGAAACGATGCGCCCATCGCCTCAGTGCCGGCGGAGATCATTCCCAGGCGAGAGTTCTACGACTATGAGGCCAAGTACCTGGATGACCGGACGGAGCTGATTGTGCCGGCTGACCTGCCGCCAGCAACCATAGCCGTGGTGCAAGATCTGGCGGTCCGCGCGTTTATGGCCCTCGATTGCGCAGGAATGGCGCGGGCCGATTTCTTTGTTGACAAGGTTACGGGCAGCGTCTACATCAACGAGCTCAACACCATTCCCGGATTCACCAGTGTGAGTATGTATCCAAGGATGTGGGAGGCAAGCGGCATTCCCTATCCAGAGCTGCTGAATCGACTCATTGAGCTGGCCTTTGAGCGCCACAAGGAGCGCAGCAGCATGTCTACATCCTACAGGTGA
- the ftsW gene encoding Lipid II flippase FtsW, translating to MTTSKVNVPVGRKATGHVDYGLLLAVVGLVIFGLMMIVSATFTMAKSAKVVRDQAIYAVVGLGALVVVLRIDQKLLKRWAIPIMGVCILSLVVVLILGAHREGAASWVTGKSGQPSEFVKLGFIIYMAAWLAPQGGRIRDVTYGLFPFVVLLGVVCGLIVLQPDIGTAALVAGPALAMFYFAGAEVKQLLVSLVGGSGVLALLVLAWPHAMARLRTFVDPASDPLDAGWQIQRIFEAMRAGGLFGRGLGNGELKLLLPLRHTDCIFAVIGEELGLIGCVAVIAVYVFIIWRGMSISRRAPDTFSSLLAAGISFSLALQTLVHIAGNTGTLPLTGVTLPLVSYGGSSLVATLASAGVLLGVSRVAVERPSGGDSTLAVGWRNRRARLSSTGRRRRMEDHGAR from the coding sequence ATGACGACGAGCAAGGTGAACGTGCCGGTCGGGCGCAAGGCTACGGGACACGTCGATTATGGGCTCTTGCTGGCAGTTGTCGGGCTAGTCATCTTTGGACTGATGATGATCGTTAGCGCCACGTTCACCATGGCCAAATCGGCCAAAGTGGTGCGGGACCAGGCCATATACGCGGTGGTGGGCTTGGGAGCGTTGGTGGTGGTCTTGCGAATCGATCAGAAGCTGCTCAAGCGCTGGGCAATCCCGATCATGGGGGTCTGCATTCTGTCACTGGTTGTCGTGTTGATCCTCGGCGCACACAGAGAGGGTGCGGCAAGCTGGGTGACTGGCAAGTCGGGCCAGCCGTCCGAATTCGTCAAGCTTGGCTTCATCATCTACATGGCGGCCTGGCTGGCGCCGCAAGGCGGAAGGATTCGAGACGTCACCTATGGTTTGTTCCCTTTTGTCGTTCTGCTGGGTGTGGTGTGTGGCCTGATTGTGCTGCAGCCCGACATAGGGACAGCGGCCTTGGTTGCTGGCCCAGCCCTGGCCATGTTCTATTTTGCTGGAGCGGAGGTGAAGCAACTCCTGGTCAGCCTGGTAGGTGGTTCGGGCGTGCTGGCGTTGCTGGTTCTTGCCTGGCCCCACGCAATGGCTCGTCTGCGCACCTTTGTCGATCCGGCCAGTGATCCACTGGACGCAGGCTGGCAAATCCAGAGAATATTCGAAGCTATGCGCGCAGGGGGGCTGTTCGGTCGCGGACTGGGCAATGGAGAGCTAAAGTTGCTGCTTCCCCTCCGGCACACCGATTGCATCTTTGCAGTGATCGGCGAAGAGTTGGGTTTGATCGGGTGTGTGGCAGTGATTGCCGTCTATGTCTTTATCATCTGGCGTGGGATGAGCATTTCTCGACGCGCACCCGATACCTTTAGTTCGCTGCTGGCGGCCGGTATATCGTTTTCGCTAGCACTGCAGACGTTGGTGCACATCGCTGGAAACACGGGAACGCTGCCATTGACGGGAGTGACACTGCCCCTGGTGAGCTACGGTGGTTCGTCGCTGGTAGCGACTCTGGCATCAGCCGGAGTGCTGCTGGGGGTTTCACGCGTCGCTGTGGAGAGGCCAAGTGGAGGAGATTCGACTCTTGCTGTCGGGTGGCGGAACAGGCGGGCACGTTTATCCAGCACTGGCCGTCGTCGAAGAATGGAAGACCACGGCGCCCGCTGA
- a CDS encoding Colicin V production protein — protein sequence MTSPFTVIISYDQMVLLIMALFMFVGAMRGFSREVVTSVGLVVLLALLAQPALAGPVVDYLSRLVRLVLAFFQSHFSVDPDVLLKYYQNAKVPFSSENPYAVLICALVAFVLLSYGTRGHEKEASALGRLLGGVFGLLNGFLVITLFKEYVIQYLLQRSPTVAAAGRPAGFSVAVQGVPTHGGISGGDSRLLLGVVVALMVIVLARNLMKHTGNAKKGSA from the coding sequence ATGACTTCACCGTTCACGGTAATCATCTCCTATGATCAGATGGTGCTGTTGATCATGGCATTGTTCATGTTCGTGGGTGCCATGCGCGGGTTCTCGCGCGAGGTCGTCACTTCGGTTGGGCTGGTGGTTTTGCTGGCTCTGCTGGCGCAGCCGGCGTTGGCCGGTCCGGTGGTGGACTATCTGTCACGCCTGGTGCGTCTGGTGCTGGCGTTCTTCCAGTCGCACTTTTCAGTGGATCCAGACGTGTTGCTCAAGTACTATCAGAACGCGAAGGTGCCGTTCAGCTCGGAGAATCCTTATGCGGTCTTGATCTGCGCGCTGGTGGCCTTTGTTCTTCTCTCGTACGGCACTCGCGGCCACGAGAAAGAAGCCTCCGCCCTCGGGCGGCTGCTGGGCGGCGTCTTTGGGTTACTGAATGGGTTTCTGGTCATCACGTTGTTCAAGGAATATGTGATTCAGTACCTGCTGCAGCGCTCACCGACGGTTGCTGCGGCTGGCAGACCGGCCGGCTTTTCAGTCGCCGTACAGGGAGTGCCGACTCACGGGGGAATCTCGGGCGGGGATTCGCGGCTTCTTCTCGGCGTCGTCGTCGCGCTAATGGTGATTGTGCTGGCACGCAATCTGATGAAGCACACGGGGAATGCCAAGAAGGGCAGTGCGTGA
- the murD_1 gene encoding UDP-N-acetylmuramoylalanine--D-glutamate ligase — MTRFAAEHGAMVTVSDEKDSAQLQSALAELAGLPIRYELGGHPLTLLDCDVLFVSPGIPLDAPIMIAARQRHLPLSSEARLFTRLCPATVAGITGSSGKTTTCTVLARMLEADGRTVHLGGNIGYPLLSKVSAIRPTDMVVMELSSFQLDFFADVLDAEPAGEEPAGGGRAQCDTESPGSSPDHGVVHCGQAQDPAVPATD, encoded by the coding sequence GTGACGCGCTTTGCCGCCGAACACGGGGCAATGGTTACCGTCTCTGACGAAAAGGACAGTGCGCAGCTCCAGTCTGCTCTGGCTGAATTGGCCGGCCTACCGATACGCTACGAGCTGGGCGGGCACCCGCTGACCTTGCTCGACTGCGATGTGCTGTTTGTGAGCCCTGGCATCCCACTGGATGCGCCGATTATGATTGCCGCGCGGCAGAGGCATCTGCCTCTGTCGAGCGAAGCGCGACTCTTCACGCGGCTGTGCCCGGCGACGGTCGCTGGCATCACCGGATCGAGCGGCAAGACCACGACCTGCACCGTGTTGGCACGGATGCTGGAGGCGGACGGCAGGACAGTGCATCTCGGCGGAAATATTGGCTATCCGCTCCTGAGCAAGGTAAGCGCGATTCGACCGACGGACATGGTGGTGATGGAGCTGTCCAGTTTTCAGTTGGATTTCTTTGCCGACGTTCTCGACGCGGAACCGGCGGGCGAGGAGCCCGCCGGTGGCGGCCGTGCTCAATGTGACACCGAATCACCTGGATCGTCACCCGACCATGGAGTCGTACACTGCGGCCAAGCGCAAGATCCTGCAGTGCCAGCGACCGACTGA
- the mraY gene encoding Phospho-N-acetylmuramoyl-pentapeptide-transferase — protein sequence MVGILLSGMVSFALAVALGKPLIAELRRRGLGKNIRVDGPASHSAKTGTPTMGGLMILGPVVVLTVTTNLAGRQSMLLPLAVMLGFAALGLYDDWTGLHDRTGVGMLARLKFPWQVLIGVAAAITLRVYLGIGLTAVPGLDRAVDIDWLYIPVAVFLIVGVANAVNLTDGLDGLAGGTSAVAFLAYGVIALAQQQSYVAAFCFTVAGAVLGFLWYNVNPAQVFMGDVGALGLGAALATVALMTGQWPVLLVIGGLFALETVSVMLQVGYFKATRGRRLFKMAPFHHHLELSGWKEVQITQRFWVLAVVLAMAGVALALW from the coding sequence ATGGTAGGGATCCTCCTCTCAGGCATGGTGTCCTTCGCGCTGGCCGTTGCGCTGGGCAAGCCGCTGATCGCCGAGCTCAGAAGGAGAGGGCTGGGCAAGAATATCCGCGTGGATGGCCCCGCCTCGCACAGTGCCAAGACGGGCACGCCGACTATGGGCGGCCTGATGATCCTGGGTCCGGTAGTTGTGCTGACTGTGACCACGAACCTTGCGGGGCGTCAGTCGATGCTTTTGCCTCTGGCAGTGATGCTGGGCTTTGCGGCTCTGGGACTGTACGATGACTGGACCGGGCTGCACGACCGGACCGGAGTTGGCATGCTGGCCAGACTCAAGTTCCCGTGGCAGGTGCTCATCGGTGTGGCGGCGGCCATTACTCTGCGGGTCTACCTGGGAATTGGCCTCACTGCAGTTCCGGGGCTGGACAGGGCGGTGGACATCGACTGGCTATACATCCCCGTAGCAGTTTTTCTGATTGTGGGTGTGGCCAATGCGGTCAATCTGACCGATGGGCTGGACGGCCTGGCGGGCGGAACGAGCGCCGTGGCGTTTCTTGCCTACGGGGTGATTGCGCTGGCGCAACAGCAGAGCTACGTGGCTGCGTTTTGCTTCACCGTGGCCGGGGCAGTGCTGGGGTTTCTCTGGTACAACGTGAATCCGGCGCAGGTGTTTATGGGCGATGTTGGGGCGCTTGGCCTAGGCGCGGCTCTGGCCACAGTGGCATTGATGACTGGACAGTGGCCGGTGTTACTGGTCATCGGAGGGCTGTTCGCGCTCGAGACTGTGTCGGTCATGCTGCAGGTGGGCTACTTCAAGGCGACCCGTGGGCGCAGGCTGTTCAAGATGGCGCCGTTCCACCACCACCTTGAACTGTCGGGCTGGAAGGAAGTGCAGATCACGCAGCGGTTCTGGGTGCTGGCGGTGGTTCTGGCGATGGCCGGGGTGGCCCTCGCCCTGTGGTGA
- the murD_2 gene encoding UDP-N-acetylmuramoylalanine--D-glutamate ligase, whose product MESYTAAKRKILQCQRPTDVAILGWDDPVARGLGRSCRGRVAYFGLNDAVPAGACLRGQDLVLAQRGGAERICGQHELVLRGRHNVANVLAACAMASELGVGVKAMADVARTFAGVPHRLELVRELRGVRYYNDSIATSPERAMAALQSFDEPIVLLAGGRDKHLPWEAWATVVQRKVALVITFGEAAPLVEGVLKRLGQGSPPVQSAGSLTKAVQMAHAAATPGQVVLLSPGGTSFDAFRDYVERGDVFRELVSHLGSAGG is encoded by the coding sequence ATGGAGTCGTACACTGCGGCCAAGCGCAAGATCCTGCAGTGCCAGCGACCGACTGACGTGGCGATTCTGGGATGGGATGATCCTGTAGCTAGGGGGCTTGGGCGGAGCTGCCGGGGGCGTGTGGCGTACTTTGGCCTGAACGATGCAGTGCCGGCCGGAGCCTGTCTGCGGGGCCAGGACCTGGTGCTGGCCCAGCGGGGTGGCGCGGAAAGGATCTGCGGACAGCACGAGCTGGTCTTGCGTGGAAGACATAACGTGGCCAATGTCTTGGCGGCCTGCGCCATGGCCTCGGAGCTGGGAGTGGGGGTCAAGGCCATGGCGGACGTGGCGCGAACGTTCGCCGGCGTACCTCACCGCCTGGAGCTGGTCAGGGAGCTGAGGGGAGTGCGCTATTACAACGACTCGATCGCTACATCTCCAGAGCGGGCGATGGCTGCGCTGCAGTCTTTTGACGAACCCATCGTCTTGCTGGCTGGCGGACGAGATAAGCACCTGCCCTGGGAAGCATGGGCAACTGTCGTCCAGCGCAAGGTGGCTCTGGTCATCACCTTTGGCGAGGCGGCACCACTGGTTGAGGGCGTGTTGAAGCGGCTCGGCCAGGGCAGCCCGCCCGTGCAGAGTGCCGGTAGTCTAACCAAGGCCGTGCAGATGGCGCACGCGGCGGCCACACCAGGTCAGGTCGTGTTGCTCTCGCCTGGGGGCACATCGTTCGATGCGTTTCGTGACTATGTTGAGCGTGGTGATGTGTTCAGAGAGCTAGTTTCGCATTTAGGGTCGGCAGGTGGATAG
- the murF gene encoding UDP-N-acetylmuramoyl-tripeptide--D-alanyl-D-alanine ligase, producing MTACPGIRGATVLDDSYNASPASMIAALELLSEMQGRRVAVLGGMLELGSYSDEGHRLVGRRAAECASVLITVGELGRLIAQEALRCGMPAQSVFSVADSQEAAELLEQVVTQGDYVLVKASHGIGLGEVVRRITSPAGPGQDKPEE from the coding sequence ATGACCGCCTGTCCAGGCATCCGAGGGGCGACGGTACTGGATGACTCGTACAACGCCAGTCCGGCCTCGATGATCGCCGCGCTTGAGCTGCTGTCGGAGATGCAGGGGCGCAGAGTGGCAGTGTTGGGCGGAATGCTGGAATTGGGCAGCTACTCTGATGAAGGGCACCGACTGGTGGGCAGGCGGGCAGCCGAGTGTGCGTCGGTGCTCATCACGGTGGGTGAGCTGGGAAGGCTGATCGCACAGGAGGCGTTAAGGTGCGGAATGCCAGCGCAGAGCGTGTTCTCCGTTGCTGACAGTCAGGAGGCAGCGGAACTGCTGGAGCAGGTGGTGACACAGGGCGACTATGTGCTGGTCAAGGCGTCGCACGGCATTGGGCTTGGGGAGGTTGTTCGCCGGATCACGAGCCCCGCCGGGCCGGGGCAGGACAAGCCGGAGGAATGA
- the murG_3 gene encoding UDP-N-acetylglucosamine--N-acetylmuramyl-(pentapeptide) pyrophosphoryl-undecaprenol N-acetylglucosamine transferase, producing the protein MPRTGIRLRTVAGGALRGMGPLRASASTLALLRGCVSAVRIVREFRPDVLLATGGYASAPAAIAAQVVGCPILIYLPDIYPGLAVKFLSRLADKTAVSFEEAARYFPASKVVMTGYPVRPALFGRDRLSARQRLGLDPGRKTLLVLGGSRGAHSINAAVADGLEQLLTMAQVIHMTGENEYAAAMEAKSRLPARLGCGYHVFAYLHDELVPALLSADLAVARAGAATMGEFAAAGLPSILVPYPHSGQHQEANAVFMQEQGAGRHLPDAELSGEVLARAVGELLKDEARLRQMSDNVSHLARRYAARDIARQLAALAGGRQ; encoded by the coding sequence GTGCCGCGAACCGGCATTCGGCTGCGCACCGTAGCGGGAGGAGCGCTGCGCGGCATGGGGCCGCTCCGTGCCAGCGCGAGCACGCTGGCGCTGCTGCGCGGCTGTGTGAGCGCGGTGCGTATCGTCCGTGAGTTTCGACCAGATGTGTTGCTGGCGACGGGAGGATATGCCTCCGCCCCGGCGGCTATCGCGGCCCAAGTCGTAGGCTGTCCAATCCTGATTTACCTTCCGGACATCTATCCAGGGTTGGCAGTCAAGTTCCTTTCGCGATTGGCGGACAAGACCGCTGTATCCTTTGAAGAGGCAGCGCGGTACTTTCCGGCGAGCAAGGTGGTCATGACTGGCTACCCGGTACGGCCAGCGCTGTTCGGGCGAGACAGGCTTTCGGCACGGCAGCGGCTTGGGCTGGATCCCGGACGCAAGACGCTGCTGGTGCTTGGTGGAAGCAGGGGCGCCCACAGCATCAATGCCGCTGTTGCTGATGGGCTGGAGCAGCTTCTGACCATGGCTCAGGTGATTCACATGACCGGAGAGAACGAGTACGCCGCAGCAATGGAGGCCAAGTCGAGATTACCCGCCAGGCTGGGCTGCGGATATCACGTGTTTGCCTATTTGCATGACGAGCTGGTACCAGCACTCTTGTCCGCCGACCTGGCGGTGGCCAGGGCCGGCGCCGCGACGATGGGTGAGTTCGCCGCGGCAGGCCTGCCGAGCATTTTGGTGCCTTATCCTCACTCCGGGCAGCACCAGGAGGCCAATGCAGTCTTTATGCAGGAGCAGGGAGCGGGCCGCCACCTTCCGGACGCCGAGCTGTCCGGGGAGGTGCTGGCCAGGGCGGTTGGTGAGCTACTGAAAGACGAGGCGAGGCTTCGCCAGATGTCAGACAACGTGAGCCATTTGGCACGACGCTATGCGGCGCGAGATATCGCCCGCCAGCTCGCTGCGCTTGCCGGAGGTCGGCAATGA
- the ftsQ gene encoding Cell division protein FtsQ — protein sequence MKNQPNLGSRRIVRNPRRTRRTSYRPMKYAATSAVGSTWLSAVATHPSRIVALILAGLMVSLMIWFAADLRFYVFAAQVQGASVTSADEVFRVAGLNGMSVFHIRPAKVAADVKAGVPGIEDVSISVGLPSSVTVRIREGDVRFIWRSQESSYLVDGEGRVVGQVGAAADSRVVINDTDGHPVLPGGTVQVDACRAASQLQELIPGVRSFDYSESEGISLLDARGWKVLFGDSRDLRTKVAVLQAIEKRLADEGQQAMLIDVRYPNGAYYR from the coding sequence ATGAAAAACCAACCCAACCTTGGCTCGAGGCGCATCGTCCGCAACCCGCGGCGCACGCGCCGGACCTCCTATCGGCCGATGAAGTACGCGGCGACGAGCGCCGTTGGCAGTACCTGGCTGAGTGCTGTGGCCACGCATCCGAGCCGTATTGTGGCGCTGATCCTGGCCGGTCTGATGGTGAGTCTCATGATCTGGTTTGCTGCTGACCTGCGCTTTTACGTGTTTGCCGCTCAGGTTCAGGGAGCATCGGTGACGAGTGCCGACGAGGTTTTTCGGGTAGCCGGCCTCAATGGGATGAGCGTGTTCCATATTCGGCCAGCCAAGGTCGCGGCCGACGTGAAGGCAGGCGTACCGGGCATCGAGGACGTAAGCATTAGCGTGGGCCTGCCATCCTCGGTGACGGTACGTATTCGCGAAGGAGACGTACGCTTCATCTGGCGCAGCCAGGAGAGCTCCTATCTCGTTGATGGGGAAGGGCGGGTAGTGGGGCAGGTCGGTGCGGCGGCGGACAGCCGTGTGGTCATCAACGACACGGACGGCCACCCGGTACTGCCTGGAGGGACAGTGCAGGTCGATGCCTGCCGTGCAGCCAGCCAGCTTCAGGAGTTGATTCCGGGCGTGCGGAGCTTTGACTACTCCGAGTCCGAGGGCATCAGCCTGCTCGATGCCCGTGGGTGGAAGGTGCTTTTCGGGGACTCGCGGGATCTGCGCACCAAGGTGGCCGTGCTCCAGGCCATTGAGAAGAGGCTGGCTGATGAAGGGCAGCAGGCTATGTTGATCGATGTGCGGTACCCGAATGGAGCCTACTACCGGTAG
- the murC gene encoding UDP-N-acetylmuramate--L-alanine ligase, translating into MRANRLLAQAKHIHFVGIGGIGLSAIARVLAADGYTISGSDMQSGSNMEALAGLGITVYKGHRAENVSGADLVVVSSAIAADNPEVLAARAAGIPVVKRDAILGEMTEDKTTIAVAGTHGKTTTAAWIAFVLEKMGLDPTFIVGGILQDLGTNARRGRGDLMVIEADEYDHMFLGLRPKIEVVTVIEMDHPDCYQNVDTLQDAFRRFARLLPKGGTLVGCADQPRVRQLMVESGLPASVNRVTFGLERGDWQAVDVRPNDLGGSDFRVMTQGRTAGECRIAIPGTQNVSNCLAVLAVVQSVGLDMEQVLPCLPHFHGVKRRFEVKGDAGGVTVVDDYAHHPTQVRATLAAARQRFGTRRIWAFFQPHTYSRTRALLGELAASFDAADHVLVAEIYAAREKDTLGVSGRDIVGQMVHRDARFVSSLEEATDLLCEELRPGDVLVTLGAGDGYLVGERVLTRLSTQGAPSQRESQGAQ; encoded by the coding sequence GTGAGAGCGAACAGGCTTTTGGCACAGGCAAAGCACATCCATTTCGTGGGCATCGGTGGAATCGGCCTGAGCGCCATCGCGCGAGTGCTTGCTGCTGATGGCTACACCATCTCTGGCTCTGATATGCAGAGCGGCTCCAACATGGAGGCTCTTGCTGGGCTCGGCATTACCGTCTACAAGGGGCATCGCGCGGAGAACGTCTCTGGGGCGGACCTGGTGGTCGTCTCGTCGGCCATCGCAGCGGACAACCCTGAGGTTCTGGCAGCACGCGCAGCCGGAATCCCGGTGGTCAAGCGCGACGCGATCCTGGGCGAGATGACAGAGGACAAGACGACCATTGCGGTGGCGGGCACGCATGGCAAGACCACCACGGCCGCGTGGATCGCGTTTGTGCTGGAAAAGATGGGTTTGGATCCGACATTCATCGTGGGCGGGATCCTGCAGGATCTGGGTACCAACGCCAGGCGCGGTCGCGGGGACTTGATGGTGATCGAGGCCGATGAGTATGACCACATGTTCCTGGGCCTGCGGCCAAAGATCGAGGTAGTGACGGTCATTGAGATGGATCACCCGGACTGCTACCAGAACGTCGACACGTTGCAGGACGCCTTCCGGCGCTTTGCGCGATTGCTGCCGAAGGGGGGAACCCTGGTCGGCTGTGCGGACCAACCGCGAGTGCGGCAACTGATGGTCGAGAGCGGTCTACCTGCCAGCGTGAACAGGGTGACCTTTGGTCTGGAGCGGGGTGACTGGCAAGCGGTGGATGTCCGTCCTAACGACCTTGGAGGCAGCGACTTTCGGGTGATGACGCAAGGCAGGACGGCGGGGGAGTGTCGCATCGCGATTCCGGGAACTCAAAACGTCTCCAACTGCCTGGCTGTGCTGGCCGTAGTACAGTCTGTGGGTCTGGATATGGAGCAAGTCCTGCCGTGCCTGCCGCATTTTCACGGCGTCAAGCGACGCTTCGAGGTCAAAGGGGATGCTGGTGGTGTGACCGTGGTGGACGACTATGCGCATCATCCAACTCAGGTCAGGGCCACGCTGGCCGCCGCCAGACAGAGATTCGGCACCAGGAGGATATGGGCTTTTTTCCAGCCACACACCTATAGTCGAACCAGGGCGCTGCTCGGCGAACTGGCGGCCAGCTTTGATGCCGCGGACCACGTGCTTGTCGCGGAGATCTATGCGGCCAGGGAAAAGGATACGCTGGGAGTGTCTGGTCGCGATATCGTCGGGCAGATGGTGCACCGAGATGCGCGATTCGTCTCTTCCCTCGAAGAGGCTACGGACTTGCTCTGCGAGGAGCTGAGACCAGGTGATGTGCTGGTGACCCTTGGCGCGGGTGATGGCTACCTGGTTGGGGAGCGGGTGCTGACTCGCCTCTCGACTCAGGGTGCACCTTCGCAGAGAGAGTCGCAGGGGGCACAATGA